In the genome of Segnochrobactrum spirostomi, the window CTCCTCGAAGGGCGGCTGCCATTCGCTCCAGCCGACCGCTTCGAGCTCGGCGAGCGAGCCGCGGCGCGACGCCTTCAGCATCCAATCGATGTGCTCGCGCGGGCTCATGGCGAAGCCCGGATGCTCGGCGCCGAGGCGCTCGGCGAGCGCGACGATCACCTCGTGGTTGGTCCGGCACTGGCCCGGCGCCTCGACGAGCTTCGGCCCGTAGAGGATGTATTGGTGGCCGCCGCCGCGATAGACGTCGTCGTGCTCGACGAAGGTCGTCGCCGGCAGAACGATGTCCGCCATGCGGGCGGTGTCGGTCATGAACTGCTCGTGGATGGCGACGAAGAGATCCTCCCGCGCGAAGCCGCGGCGGACCCGCGTCTGCTCCGGGCACACCGTCATCGGATTGGTGTTCTGGATCAGCATTGCGGTGACCGGCGGGCCGCCGAACAGAACGTCCGGATCGCCTTCCAGGATCGCGCCGATGCGCGATTGGTCGAGCTGCCGCGTCGCGGGATCGACGATGTCGAGCCCCTCGATCATCGTCTTGTTGAGCCCGTAGATGGCGCCGTTGTTGTGGAAGGCGCCGCCACCTTCATATTGCCAGAGGCCGAGCACGGTCGCGATCGACTGGGCGGCGTGCATGCCGACCGTGCCGTTGCGGCCGCGGGTGAAGCCGTAGCCGAGGCGCAGGAAGGTGCGCCGGTTGCGGCCGATCAGGGCGGCGACCGCCTCGATCTCCTCGACCGAAAGGCCGGTGATCGCCGCCGCCCAAGCGGGATCGCGCGTGGCGAGATGAGCCTCCAGCTCCTCCGGGCAATCGGCGAAGCGGGCGAGATAGTCCCGGTCGGCGTAGCCGTCGCGGAAGGCGACGTGCATGATCGCGCAGGCGAGCGCGGCATCCGTGCCGGGCCGCAGGATCACCCCGACATCCGCCTGCTTCACCGTCTCGGTGCGATAGACGTCGACCGCGACGATCTTGGCGCCGCGGGTCTTCCGCGCGCGGATCGCGTGGGTCATCACGTTGACCTGGGTCGAGACCGCGTTGGTGCCCCAGATCACGACGACGTCGGCCTTCGCCATCTCCCGCGGGTCGGGTCCGGCGAGCCGGCCGGTGCCCGCGATCCAGCCGGTCCAGGCCGTGTTGGTGCAGATGGTGTCGAACATCCGCGAATAGCCGAGCGCGTGGCGTAGCCGGTTGATGCCGTCGCGCTGCACCTGCCCCATCGTGCCGGCATAATAATAGGGCCACACCGCCTGCGGCCCGTGACGGGCGGCGGCCTCCTTGAAGGCGTCGGCAATACGGTCGAGCGCCTCGTCCCAGCCGATCTCGCGGAACTGACCCGACCCCTTCGGGCCGGTGCGCGCGAGCGGCGTCATCAGCCGGTCAGGATGGTGGTTGCGCTCGGCGTAGCGGGCGACCTTCGCGCAGATCACCCCGGCCGTGTAGGCGTTGTCGGCGGCGCCACGCACCCGGCCGATCGTGCGTTCGTCGAGGACTTCGACTTCGAGCGCGCAGGTCGAGGGGCAATCGTGCGGGCAGACGGAGCGGCGGACAGCGACGGTGTTCATGGGGAGAGACCTCTTCGTCCCCCTCTATCCCACGCGGCCGGCTCGCGGGCAAACGGCGCGCCGGCGCGACGCACAGGCTCAACCGCGGCGAGCGTCGCGGGCGCTTGCTCGCGTGAGTGCGGCCCGATAGCACTTCCATGACGATGATGGTCGACCTTTTTGGGGAAGGCATTCCATGGATCGCAAGAACGACCGGGATCGCGAAAGCGGTCCGGATCGCAGCGCGTCGGGTCTCGATCGCCGTGCGTTGCTGAAGGGCGCCGCCACGACGACGGTCGCGGTGGCCGCGCCGCTCAAGGCCCTGACGCCCGCGCCGGCCGACGCGAGCGAAGCCGCCGCGCCGCAACGGACAGTGTTCCGCATCCACCCGGCGATGGGGCTCGCCCGGGTCGGCAACAGCACCGATTTCTACTTGGCCCCCGAAACCGGCGCCGGCGAGCTCGCGACGAATGGCGAGGCCCTATGGGGCGGCCTGCCGCTCGACCCCGTGACCGGCGCCCCGCTCGACGCCCACGGCTTCCGCGACGCCGAGGGCCGCCTCAAGCGCCAAGCGACCCGCTACCGCATCTACGCCTACTCCGACGCCGGCTGGCCCACCGGCGAAGGCGAGGAAATCGTCCTCGGCAGCACCATCGGCGGCAAGACGGTCAAGGACATCGTCTGGACCGTCCACGTCGCCAACAAGAAGCTCAACAATTATTCCCACAATCAGGGCGCCGAAGAGGTCAACCTGAGCTTCTTCCGCGACGGCAAGACGCCGCCTATCCGCCGCCCGAAGGACGGGCCGCTCGACGACGAAAAGCGGCTCGCGACGCTGGTGATCGATCCCGGTCCTCGGGCGCTCTCGGCCCGCGGGGACGCCGGCAAGGTCGCCGCCTTCGACATGGCGACGCCGGCGAGCGCCGTCGCGGCGGACGGCACCGTCGCGGCGCTGCCCGATTATCCGAAGAGCTTCCCCGCCGACCATTTCGCGCTCGACCTGCCGCTGCGGCCGCTCGACAGCCTCGGCGACATCCGTATCGAGGCGAAGACAGGCCGGCTGATCTTCGCGCCCGGCTTCGGCAATGCCGCAGGCATCATGGTGGACGGCAAGCCGCCCTCGCTCGAAGGCAGCCCGATCTTCATCGAGCACGACAATTGGTTCGACGACGTCTCGGACGGCCCGGTCGATGCGACGATCGTGTTCGAGGACGGCTCTGTCGAAACGGTGGTCGGGGCGTG includes:
- a CDS encoding molybdopterin-containing oxidoreductase family protein is translated as MNTVAVRRSVCPHDCPSTCALEVEVLDERTIGRVRGAADNAYTAGVICAKVARYAERNHHPDRLMTPLARTGPKGSGQFREIGWDEALDRIADAFKEAAARHGPQAVWPYYYAGTMGQVQRDGINRLRHALGYSRMFDTICTNTAWTGWIAGTGRLAGPDPREMAKADVVVIWGTNAVSTQVNVMTHAIRARKTRGAKIVAVDVYRTETVKQADVGVILRPGTDAALACAIMHVAFRDGYADRDYLARFADCPEELEAHLATRDPAWAAAITGLSVEEIEAVAALIGRNRRTFLRLGYGFTRGRNGTVGMHAAQSIATVLGLWQYEGGGAFHNNGAIYGLNKTMIEGLDIVDPATRQLDQSRIGAILEGDPDVLFGGPPVTAMLIQNTNPMTVCPEQTRVRRGFAREDLFVAIHEQFMTDTARMADIVLPATTFVEHDDVYRGGGHQYILYGPKLVEAPGQCRTNHEVIVALAERLGAEHPGFAMSPREHIDWMLKASRRGSLAELEAVGWSEWQPPFEEAHYLNGFAYPDGKFRFKPDWTAIAAPNNGPMGPWSALPSLPDYWPVTEEATADAPFRLVTAPARSFLNTSFNETPSSVAKEGRPTVKIHPDDAAARGIAEGDLVRLFNARGSVRLHAEIFAGLKRGVLVTEGLWPNTAFVDGAGINTLTAADPVAPYGGVAFHDSRVSLEKG